A genomic window from Sphingobacterium spiritivorum includes:
- a CDS encoding plastocyanin/azurin family copper-binding protein, giving the protein MKKLFIIPALALAVAFTSCGGESKKTSTEGNTETTSTETQTPEETVPGIENIAISNTLSLEGNDQMKYDKDLFRVKAGEPVELTFKNAGQQPKESMGHNVVILKPGTDVATFGGEAAGAAASEYIPKSSASSIIAHTKLLGPGETDKITFTLEKGVYSFICSFPGHFGIMQGKIVAE; this is encoded by the coding sequence ATGAAAAAATTATTTATTATTCCTGCTTTAGCTCTTGCTGTAGCGTTTACATCTTGTGGCGGTGAAAGCAAAAAAACTTCGACAGAAGGGAATACAGAAACAACAAGTACAGAAACACAGACCCCTGAAGAAACTGTACCGGGCATCGAAAATATTGCGATTTCGAATACCCTTTCTTTAGAAGGAAATGATCAGATGAAATATGACAAAGATCTATTTCGCGTAAAAGCCGGTGAGCCTGTGGAATTGACTTTTAAAAATGCAGGTCAGCAACCTAAAGAATCAATGGGACACAATGTCGTTATCCTGAAACCAGGTACTGATGTCGCTACTTTCGGTGGTGAGGCAGCAGGAGCAGCAGCAAGCGAATATATTCCTAAATCTTCTGCTTCATCTATTATTGCACACACAAAATTATTAGGTCCGGGTGAAACAGATAAAATCACCTTCACATTGGAGAAAGGTGTTTACTCCTTTATCTGTAGTTTTCCGGGTCACTTCGGCATTATGCAAGGTAAAATCGTTGCAGAATAA
- the lpdA gene encoding dihydrolipoyl dehydrogenase, whose amino-acid sequence MQYDVIVIGSGPGGYVAAIRCAQLGLKTAVIEKYSTFGGTCLNVGCIPSKALLDSSEHYHNAAHSFEGHGISLSNLKVDIKKMMARKDDVIAQNTAGITYLFKKNKIDSFQGVGSFVDKNTVLVTKEDGKTEQLTTKNVIIATGSKPTALPFLPVDKKRIITSTEALSLTEIPKNLIVIGGGVIGLELGSVYARLGAKVTVVEFAKSIISTMDGGLGKELQRVLKKSLGMEFLLGHKVTGASVKGKKVTVTAEDPKGQEISLEGDYCIVSVGRVAYTAGLGLENIGIKTEERGNKIPVNDHLETTVPGIYAIGDVIKGAMLAHKAEDEGIAVAERIAGQKPHIDYNLIPGVVYTWPEVASVGQTEEQLKEAGKKYKSGSFSFKASGRAKASGDTDGFIKVLADAETDEVLGIHMIGPRAADMIAEAVVAMEYRASAEDIGRICHAHPTFTEALKEAALAATANRAIHA is encoded by the coding sequence ATGCAATACGACGTAATAGTAATCGGAAGCGGGCCAGGCGGATATGTGGCTGCCATCCGTTGCGCGCAATTAGGTTTAAAAACTGCCGTAATCGAAAAGTATAGTACATTTGGAGGTACTTGTCTTAATGTGGGATGTATTCCTTCCAAAGCATTATTAGACTCTTCAGAGCATTATCACAATGCTGCTCACAGCTTCGAAGGTCATGGGATTAGCCTAAGTAACCTAAAGGTTGATATTAAAAAAATGATGGCACGTAAAGACGATGTCATTGCTCAAAATACAGCAGGTATCACTTATTTATTTAAGAAAAATAAAATAGATAGTTTTCAGGGGGTTGGTTCTTTCGTAGACAAAAACACTGTTTTGGTGACTAAAGAAGATGGCAAAACTGAACAACTTACAACCAAAAATGTTATTATCGCGACAGGTTCCAAGCCAACGGCTTTACCATTTCTTCCGGTAGACAAAAAACGTATCATTACTTCGACAGAGGCATTATCATTAACAGAGATTCCTAAAAATCTGATTGTAATCGGTGGCGGTGTAATCGGACTTGAATTAGGATCTGTGTATGCGCGTCTTGGTGCAAAAGTGACGGTAGTGGAATTTGCTAAATCAATCATCAGCACAATGGATGGCGGATTGGGTAAAGAACTGCAACGTGTATTGAAAAAATCTCTGGGAATGGAATTCCTTCTGGGTCATAAAGTTACTGGTGCATCTGTAAAAGGTAAGAAAGTAACAGTTACTGCTGAAGATCCTAAAGGTCAGGAAATCTCTTTGGAAGGTGATTATTGTATTGTTTCTGTAGGCCGTGTAGCCTATACAGCGGGTCTGGGTCTGGAAAACATCGGTATAAAGACAGAAGAAAGAGGCAACAAGATCCCTGTGAACGATCACCTGGAAACAACTGTACCGGGTATCTACGCTATCGGAGATGTCATCAAAGGTGCTATGCTTGCTCACAAAGCAGAAGATGAAGGTATCGCTGTAGCTGAAAGAATAGCAGGACAGAAACCACATATTGATTATAACCTGATCCCGGGTGTGGTCTATACATGGCCTGAAGTTGCTTCTGTCGGTCAAACAGAAGAACAACTGAAAGAAGCTGGTAAAAAATATAAATCAGGTTCATTCTCATTCAAAGCTTCAGGACGTGCTAAAGCATCCGGAGATACGGATGGATTTATCAAAGTACTGGCAGACGCTGAGACTGACGAAGTATTAGGGATACATATGATCGGACCTCGTGCTGCTGATATGATTGCAGAAGCAGTAGTAGCGATGGAATACCGTGCTTCGGCAGAAGATATCGGCCGCATATGCCATGCACACCCGACATTCACAGAAGCGCTAAAAGAAGCAGCCCTGGCAGCAACTGCTAACCGGGCGATACACGCTTAA
- a CDS encoding acyl-CoA thioesterase, with product MNFYTRKWIKPEDLNPNGTLFGGTLLRWIDEEAVIYAIVQLGNPFVVTKYISEINFVSSARQGDIIELGIEAIAFGTTSLTMKCEVRNKITRKTILSIEKLVFVNLNEEGTPTPHGRTEITYAYMGIERINKGEAD from the coding sequence ATGAATTTTTACACCAGAAAATGGATCAAGCCTGAGGATCTCAATCCAAATGGAACATTATTCGGAGGGACATTACTGAGATGGATCGATGAAGAAGCTGTAATATATGCGATTGTACAACTGGGAAACCCTTTTGTAGTCACCAAGTATATTTCAGAGATCAACTTTGTAAGTTCAGCCAGACAGGGAGATATCATAGAACTCGGCATAGAAGCAATAGCTTTTGGCACGACTTCATTGACCATGAAATGTGAAGTAAGGAATAAAATAACCAGAAAGACAATACTTTCGATTGAAAAACTGGTATTTGTAAACCTGAATGAGGAAGGCACTCCTACTCCGCACGGGAGAACAGAAATTACATATGCCTATATGGGTATTGAACGCATTAACAAAGGAGAAGCTGATTAA
- a CDS encoding DUF3817 domain-containing protein, translated as MEMQLFAYKCTKSIWKDVICQLLVKEKHSQIFVIKIVLLLKFEDIIMLRLFRQIALWEAISTILLFFFAMPLKYFADIPEAVRIAGSIHGFLVVIFVIMLIVCTVEYKWSVMKALKYFVVSLIPIASFWVELDLKKEIAKNAKGVA; from the coding sequence ATGGAAATGCAATTGTTTGCATACAAATGCACTAAATCCATCTGGAAAGATGTCATTTGTCAGTTATTAGTCAAAGAGAAACATAGTCAGATCTTTGTCATCAAAATAGTATTACTTTTGAAGTTTGAAGATATTATTATGCTAAGACTTTTTAGACAAATCGCTTTATGGGAAGCGATCTCCACCATTCTCCTTTTCTTTTTTGCGATGCCACTGAAGTATTTCGCTGATATTCCTGAAGCTGTACGTATCGCCGGATCTATTCACGGCTTTCTGGTCGTTATATTTGTCATTATGCTCATCGTTTGTACAGTAGAGTACAAATGGTCTGTAATGAAAGCTCTGAAGTATTTTGTGGTATCACTGATCCCTATTGCTTCTTTCTGGGTAGAGTTGGATCTGAAAAAAGAAATTGCAAAAAATGCTAAAGGAGTTGCTTAA
- the lpdA gene encoding dihydrolipoyl dehydrogenase, with amino-acid sequence MNYDIIVIGSGPGGYVAAIRAAQLGFKTAIVERESLGGICLNWGCIPTKALIKSAQVFEYLNHAEDYGIKVQGGEADFDAIVKRSRGVADGMSKGIQFLMKKNKIDVINGTAKIKKGGKVEVKGADGATKEYTAKHTILATGARSRELPNLPQDGKKIIGYRQALTLPNKPKSMVVVGSGAIGVEFAYFYNAMGTQVTIVEFMDRIVPVEDEEVSKQLEKSLKKAGINILTKSEVQSVDTKGELSKVSIKTAKGVETLEAEIVLSAVGITPNIENIGLEETGVKTDKGRVLVDDFYKTNVEGVYAIGDIVKGQALAHVASAEAITCVEKIKGLHVEAIDYNNIPGCTYCSPEIASVGYTEKAAKEAGYELKVGKFPFSASGKASAAGAKDGFVKVIFDAKYGELLGAHMIGANVTEMIAEIVVARKLETTGHEMIKSVHPHPTMSEAIMEACADAYGEVIHL; translated from the coding sequence ATGAATTACGACATCATTGTAATTGGAAGTGGTCCTGGCGGGTATGTTGCTGCCATCAGAGCTGCTCAATTAGGCTTTAAGACTGCGATCGTTGAGCGCGAATCATTAGGCGGAATCTGTCTCAACTGGGGCTGTATTCCTACAAAGGCATTAATCAAAAGCGCACAGGTTTTTGAATATCTGAATCACGCTGAGGACTACGGAATCAAAGTTCAGGGCGGAGAAGCAGATTTTGATGCGATTGTCAAAAGAAGCCGCGGAGTTGCTGATGGGATGAGCAAAGGAATCCAGTTTCTTATGAAAAAGAACAAGATTGATGTCATCAATGGTACTGCCAAAATCAAAAAAGGTGGTAAAGTAGAGGTCAAAGGAGCTGACGGAGCGACAAAAGAATACACAGCCAAGCATACTATTCTGGCTACAGGTGCACGTTCACGCGAATTACCTAATCTACCTCAGGATGGCAAAAAAATCATCGGCTACCGTCAGGCATTGACTTTACCAAACAAACCAAAATCAATGGTTGTCGTTGGTTCAGGAGCTATCGGTGTCGAGTTTGCTTATTTCTACAATGCGATGGGTACGCAGGTCACTATCGTAGAATTCATGGATCGTATCGTTCCTGTAGAGGATGAAGAAGTATCCAAACAATTGGAGAAAAGTCTTAAAAAAGCAGGTATCAATATCTTAACAAAATCTGAAGTTCAGTCTGTAGACACAAAAGGTGAGTTAAGTAAAGTAAGCATCAAAACAGCTAAAGGCGTAGAAACTCTGGAAGCGGAGATTGTACTTTCGGCTGTAGGTATTACGCCAAATATCGAGAATATCGGTCTTGAAGAAACAGGTGTAAAAACAGACAAGGGTCGTGTACTTGTTGACGATTTCTACAAAACAAATGTAGAAGGTGTATATGCTATAGGTGATATCGTAAAAGGTCAGGCACTGGCTCACGTTGCTTCTGCTGAAGCAATCACTTGTGTGGAAAAAATAAAAGGTCTTCACGTAGAAGCTATCGATTATAATAATATTCCGGGATGTACATATTGTTCACCTGAAATTGCTTCTGTTGGTTACACTGAAAAAGCAGCTAAAGAAGCAGGATACGAACTGAAAGTTGGTAAATTCCCATTTTCAGCATCCGGAAAAGCTTCTGCTGCCGGAGCTAAAGATGGCTTTGTAAAAGTAATTTTCGATGCTAAATACGGTGAATTACTAGGTGCGCATATGATCGGAGCTAATGTTACTGAAATGATCGCAGAGATTGTCGTAGCTCGTAAATTAGAGACGACAGGTCATGAAATGATCAAATCGGTACATCCTCACCCGACCATGAGTGAAGCGATTATGGAAGCCTGTGCGGATGCATATGGTGAAGTGATCCACTTGTAG
- a CDS encoding LacI family DNA-binding transcriptional regulator, whose translation MKKEKPATIKEIARKLKISPSTVSRALNDHPSIGLVTTMRVKKMAEEMNYEPNQTAIFFKQRKTFTIGVVLPSLSEPFFSAAISEIENFANERKYTVIMGQSMDDAERELRILQTLKKHRVDGVLMSIGKNTNSFDFIKSMEESEIPVVFFDCVPNLNDIDRIECDLATGVYEAIDAFVSRGHQKIALINGPDTLLASEERKLAYIKGLRKNDIAFDDRYLVNTDLTEEGNEEAMNKLLTLSDRPSAILSFNDFVTLDVMKFARQRGVSLNSDIHFISFANYPLWKYMENPPMGSIEQFPDQQAKKAAEILFNRLENKEEYKPQQFIFKSRLILQ comes from the coding sequence ATGAAGAAAGAAAAACCGGCCACAATAAAAGAAATAGCCAGAAAGCTGAAGATATCTCCTTCTACAGTTTCCAGAGCGCTGAATGATCATCCGAGTATTGGGTTGGTAACCACTATGCGGGTAAAGAAAATGGCTGAGGAGATGAACTATGAGCCGAATCAGACTGCCATTTTCTTTAAACAGCGGAAGACATTTACAATAGGAGTAGTGTTACCCAGTCTTTCAGAACCTTTTTTCTCTGCTGCCATCAGTGAGATTGAAAACTTTGCTAATGAGCGTAAGTATACGGTGATCATGGGCCAGTCAATGGACGATGCAGAAAGAGAATTACGGATACTGCAAACCCTCAAAAAACATCGTGTTGACGGTGTATTGATGTCCATAGGAAAGAATACCAATTCTTTTGATTTTATCAAGAGTATGGAAGAATCGGAGATTCCGGTTGTCTTCTTTGACTGCGTGCCCAATCTGAATGATATTGACCGTATAGAATGCGATCTGGCGACAGGAGTCTATGAGGCTATAGATGCTTTTGTATCGCGCGGACACCAAAAGATAGCCCTGATCAACGGACCGGATACCTTACTGGCTTCTGAGGAACGTAAGCTGGCTTATATCAAAGGTTTGAGAAAGAATGATATTGCATTTGACGATCGTTATCTCGTCAACACAGATCTTACCGAAGAGGGCAATGAAGAAGCTATGAACAAGCTCCTTACGCTATCGGACAGACCTTCTGCTATATTATCTTTCAATGACTTCGTCACACTGGATGTTATGAAATTTGCACGGCAGAGAGGTGTATCACTGAACAGTGATATCCATTTTATCAGTTTTGCAAACTATCCGTTATGGAAATATATGGAAAACCCTCCGATGGGAAGTATTGAGCAGTTTCCGGATCAGCAGGCTAAGAAAGCGGCGGAGATTTTGTTCAATCGACTGGAAAATAAAGAAGAGTATAAGCCTCAGCAATTTATCTTTAAGTCCAGATTAATACTGCAATAA
- a CDS encoding S41 family peptidase: protein MKRLFPILLILLLFTSVYSCKKSDNPDNKKDTEEDMIKDSVFYYTKVLSLWEGSMPPSNVNTLDDKGVVRSYTKKYATGEEVLKYMMSLTPLVNGSPVDRYSFIDRQGTISGEIEEGVSTSYGMYVFYLQTSSSGDNADLYVRMVDKNSPAYQAGIRRGDRILSINGQTNIDYKTQQSQSFKLINDALNSKSMTIKFVSQTSVTTEKQIVSSLYNFDPILASKVIEQNGKKIGYLAFSSFVAIYNNRIPTAMLSSFENIFSQFEGQNITELIVDLRYNGGGSVETAEYLANRIVPASASGKRMYSYKLNRNLQAWGWAKEGGEFGPVNYAKKGTLNLNKVYFLVTESTASASELLINSLKPYFKDNQKMIGTYGADSRGNRVVENTYGKPVGFFRTSIPNTDVDLYATSFQTINADNYGDYFAGLTPDRSTYEDYFKDFGDPQEGMIAEALHYSLNGSWLSSTSKTALASVNKLRNEKYINRQSIDTRAHANGMYKFQTGRSK, encoded by the coding sequence ATGAAAAGATTATTTCCCATATTATTGATCCTTCTACTTTTTACTTCTGTATATAGCTGTAAGAAGTCCGATAATCCTGATAATAAAAAAGATACTGAAGAAGACATGATCAAAGATTCTGTCTTTTATTATACTAAAGTACTCTCCCTCTGGGAAGGAAGTATGCCTCCGAGCAATGTCAATACTTTAGATGATAAAGGTGTTGTACGCTCCTATACAAAAAAATATGCTACCGGAGAGGAAGTCCTGAAATATATGATGAGCCTGACGCCTTTGGTTAATGGTAGTCCGGTAGACAGATATAGTTTTATTGACAGGCAGGGCACCATCAGCGGAGAGATCGAAGAAGGTGTCAGTACAAGCTATGGTATGTACGTGTTTTACCTGCAGACAAGCTCTTCCGGAGATAATGCAGATCTGTATGTGCGGATGGTAGATAAAAACTCTCCGGCCTATCAGGCTGGTATACGTCGGGGAGATCGTATTCTGAGTATCAACGGACAGACGAATATTGATTACAAGACTCAGCAATCCCAGAGTTTTAAATTGATCAATGATGCCCTCAACTCTAAAAGTATGACCATTAAATTTGTATCTCAGACCTCAGTCACGACCGAAAAGCAGATTGTGAGTTCGTTGTACAACTTTGATCCTATTCTGGCCAGTAAAGTTATTGAGCAGAATGGTAAAAAGATCGGTTACCTAGCTTTCAGCTCGTTTGTCGCTATTTATAATAACAGGATTCCGACGGCCATGTTAAGTTCCTTCGAAAATATTTTCAGTCAGTTTGAAGGACAGAATATCACTGAACTTATCGTCGATCTGCGGTATAATGGCGGTGGTTCTGTCGAGACAGCAGAGTACCTGGCCAATCGTATAGTCCCGGCTTCAGCTAGTGGCAAACGTATGTATTCCTACAAACTGAACCGTAATCTGCAAGCCTGGGGATGGGCGAAGGAGGGAGGAGAATTTGGCCCGGTCAATTATGCTAAAAAGGGAACACTTAATCTGAATAAAGTATACTTTTTAGTAACCGAATCTACCGCTTCTGCGAGTGAACTTCTTATCAATTCACTAAAACCATATTTTAAAGATAATCAGAAGATGATCGGTACCTATGGTGCAGACAGCAGAGGCAACCGTGTAGTTGAAAATACATACGGCAAGCCAGTAGGATTTTTCAGAACCAGCATACCCAATACTGATGTGGATCTGTATGCAACGTCATTTCAGACTATCAATGCAGATAATTATGGTGATTATTTCGCTGGCTTGACTCCGGACAGAAGTACATATGAAGATTATTTTAAAGATTTTGGAGATCCTCAGGAAGGGATGATTGCAGAAGCCCTGCATTATAGTCTTAATGGAAGCTGGTTATCCAGTACTTCTAAGACAGCTCTGGCTTCTGTCAACAAGCTGCGAAATGAAAAGTATATAAACCGACAGAGTATAGATACCCGTGCCCATGCAAATGGCATGTATAAGTTTCAGACGGGACGGTCAAAATAA
- a CDS encoding HAD hydrolase-like protein, giving the protein MKNYKEYPSYKNVFLFELDDILYPKKDYILQVYYLFSNFIEFTETTPDSKSLLAFMQKQYEEDGEEGMFDRIKEQFGFAEQYREKFGRIHVQAHLPLKLLLFPETKQLLQDLRDAGKNVAILTKGNPLEQLNKLKHIDWQGLDKGMKVYFIDELNFRNIDPISYIADEFKIQPEEIVIIE; this is encoded by the coding sequence ATGAAAAATTACAAGGAATATCCTTCGTACAAGAATGTGTTTTTGTTTGAACTGGATGATATACTCTATCCGAAAAAAGATTACATCCTGCAGGTATATTATCTTTTTTCTAATTTTATTGAATTCACGGAAACGACCCCAGATTCCAAAAGCTTGCTGGCTTTTATGCAAAAGCAATATGAGGAAGATGGGGAAGAGGGGATGTTCGACAGGATAAAGGAGCAATTCGGTTTTGCTGAGCAATACAGAGAAAAATTTGGTCGTATACATGTACAGGCTCATTTACCGCTCAAGCTTTTGTTATTCCCGGAGACGAAACAACTGTTACAGGATCTGCGGGATGCCGGTAAAAATGTAGCTATCTTAACAAAAGGCAATCCGCTCGAACAACTGAATAAACTTAAGCATATAGATTGGCAGGGACTAGACAAAGGCATGAAAGTCTATTTTATTGATGAGTTGAATTTCAGAAATATTGACCCGATTAGTTATATTGCAGATGAATTTAAAATTCAACCGGAAGAAATTGTTATAATTGAATAG